One genomic region from Bacillus aquiflavi encodes:
- a CDS encoding RNA polymerase sigma factor — translation MYYDDIHGYVRRQITNVDTAIDLTQEIFISMLKTIQYYDRKKGGGFRTWLYRIATNKIIDWFRSSSYNQMQRTLQLGDVDPIDYNDFTIQFENKFVLEQMEQFVACYPADIQQIFRLHTFGAYTFSEIATLTNQAEGTVKSKYYRLIHLLRKEFSDVNE, via the coding sequence ATGTATTACGATGACATACATGGTTACGTTAGAAGACAAATTACGAATGTTGATACGGCAATCGATCTAACACAAGAGATATTTATTTCGATGTTAAAAACCATTCAATATTACGACCGAAAAAAGGGAGGAGGTTTTAGAACTTGGTTATACCGAATTGCTACTAATAAAATAATTGATTGGTTTCGTTCTAGTTCTTACAACCAAATGCAGCGAACACTTCAATTAGGTGATGTAGATCCAATCGATTATAACGATTTTACAATACAATTTGAAAATAAATTCGTACTTGAACAAATGGAGCAGTTTGTCGCTTGTTATCCCGCTGATATTCAACAGATCTTTCGTTTACATACTTTTGGAGCATATACGTTCTCGGAAATTGCTACTTTAACAAATCAAGCTGAGGGGACTGTGAAGTCAAAGTATTATCGGTTGATTCATTTATTGAGAAAGGAGTTTTCTGATGTCAATGAATAA
- a CDS encoding type II toxin-antitoxin system RnlB family antitoxin: MNNFDVIQLNNAPYDYLLIATSYRSSLSDLAQLNTLVSLGHGRVLFDFMLIHGNKRNRFVECNVINDACERQSIKIANNVDEHIRKKSSVFFRENEQLVKNSVLPKALQYLITAGDVI; the protein is encoded by the coding sequence ATGAATAATTTTGATGTGATTCAACTAAATAATGCCCCATATGACTACTTGTTAATCGCAACAAGTTATCGAAGCTCCCTCAGTGACTTAGCGCAGCTGAACACCTTAGTGAGCTTAGGGCATGGTAGAGTTTTGTTTGACTTTATGTTGATTCATGGAAATAAAAGGAATCGCTTTGTGGAATGCAATGTTATAAATGATGCTTGTGAAAGACAATCAATAAAAATTGCTAATAATGTCGATGAACATATTCGTAAAAAGAGTTCAGTTTTTTTTAGGGAAAATGAGCAACTGGTTAAAAACAGCGTACTCCCAAAAGCACTTCAGTATCTAATTACAGCTGGCGATGTTATTTAG
- a CDS encoding head maturation protease, ClpP-related: MKKFWNWIKNDDGRTLYLDGVIAEESWFGDEVTPKQFKSELMNDKGDITIWINSPGGDVFAAAQIYNMLMDYQGDVTVKIDGIAASAASVIAMAGTEVLMSPVAMMMIHNTMTVAIGDSNEMHKASEMLSEVKESIINAYEIKTGIARKNISQLMDAESCFNAKKAVELGFADGLLFDAVDREDNGTVAVMFSRAAVTNSLLTKLIPPRPENKTPIEQLEKRLSLLAH, translated from the coding sequence ATGAAGAAGTTTTGGAATTGGATCAAGAACGACGATGGCAGAACGCTCTATCTGGATGGCGTTATTGCTGAAGAATCATGGTTCGGTGATGAAGTTACGCCAAAACAATTCAAATCAGAGCTAATGAACGATAAAGGCGATATTACGATTTGGATCAACTCCCCCGGAGGTGATGTATTTGCCGCAGCCCAAATCTACAATATGCTGATGGACTACCAAGGAGATGTGACCGTAAAGATTGATGGAATTGCTGCTTCTGCTGCATCTGTTATCGCGATGGCAGGAACAGAAGTTTTAATGTCTCCAGTTGCGATGATGATGATTCACAATACAATGACGGTTGCCATTGGAGATTCAAACGAAATGCATAAGGCTAGCGAGATGTTGTCCGAAGTTAAGGAAAGTATTATCAATGCGTATGAAATTAAGACAGGAATCGCTAGGAAGAACATTTCACAATTGATGGATGCGGAGTCTTGTTTTAATGCCAAAAAAGCTGTCGAGCTTGGCTTTGCAGATGGACTGCTCTTTGATGCGGTTGATCGAGAAGATAATGGAACAGTTGCTGTCATGTTCTCGCGAGCAGCAGTCACAAATTCACTTCTTACCAAACTCATTCCACCAAGGCCTGAAAATAAAACACCGATTGAACAGTTAGAAAAACGCTTGAGTCTGTTGGCTCACTAA
- a CDS encoding phage portal protein, with amino-acid sequence MKVPLLSKLFQSRASPQNSLFGSTYSFFFGGTNSGKTVNERTAMQTTAVYACVRILAETIASLPLHLYKYTDNGKQKAVEHNLYTMLHDEPNDEMTSFVFRETLMSHLLLWGNAYAQIIRDGRGNVLSLYPLLPDRVTVDRTSTGELFYEYRKDTGSVILRNREVLHIPGLGFDGLVGYSPIAMAKNAIGMALATEEYGARFFANGANPGGVLEHPGVVKDPAKIRDSWNAVYQGTGNAHRVAVLEEGMKFQSIGIPPEQAQFLETRKFQTEEICRIFRVPPHLVANLDKATFSNIEHQSISFIDNTIMPWVTRIEQSMKKALLSEADKKEYFIKFNLNGRLRGDAGSRAQFYQIMRQNGVMSANVIRELEEMNLIPEEEGGDKYLVNGNFVDMNNAGAWTEKYREG; translated from the coding sequence ATGAAAGTACCGTTGTTATCAAAACTATTTCAATCAAGGGCTAGCCCGCAAAATAGCCTTTTCGGTAGTACCTACAGTTTTTTCTTTGGAGGCACCAATAGCGGCAAAACAGTCAATGAACGTACGGCGATGCAGACCACTGCCGTTTACGCCTGCGTTCGTATTCTGGCAGAAACAATCGCAAGCCTTCCGCTTCATCTATACAAATACACTGATAACGGCAAGCAAAAAGCGGTGGAACACAATTTATATACCATGCTCCATGATGAGCCAAACGATGAGATGACTTCATTCGTGTTTAGAGAAACACTGATGAGTCATCTTTTATTATGGGGAAATGCATACGCACAAATCATCCGTGATGGCAGAGGGAACGTGCTGTCACTTTATCCTCTTCTTCCCGATCGGGTAACGGTGGACAGAACTTCTACTGGGGAGCTTTTTTACGAATACCGTAAGGACACAGGTTCAGTCATCCTTCGAAACAGAGAAGTTCTTCATATTCCGGGACTAGGCTTTGATGGGTTGGTTGGTTACTCTCCAATTGCAATGGCTAAAAACGCTATCGGGATGGCACTTGCAACCGAGGAGTATGGAGCCAGATTCTTCGCTAATGGTGCGAATCCCGGCGGAGTTTTGGAACATCCCGGTGTTGTGAAGGATCCAGCAAAAATTAGGGATAGCTGGAATGCGGTTTATCAAGGAACTGGTAACGCTCATCGTGTTGCCGTTCTCGAAGAAGGAATGAAATTTCAAAGTATTGGTATTCCGCCAGAACAAGCACAGTTTTTGGAAACAAGAAAGTTCCAGACTGAGGAGATCTGTAGAATCTTTCGGGTCCCACCCCACCTTGTAGCCAATTTAGATAAAGCGACTTTCAGTAATATTGAACATCAATCAATCAGTTTTATTGATAATACAATCATGCCTTGGGTAACACGTATTGAGCAATCGATGAAAAAAGCATTGCTGAGTGAAGCAGATAAGAAAGAGTATTTTATCAAATTTAACCTGAATGGACGCCTTCGTGGGGATGCAGGATCAAGAGCGCAGTTCTATCAAATCATGCGACAAAATGGCGTCATGTCAGCGAATGTTATTCGGGAACTTGAAGAAATGAACCTGATTCCGGAAGAAGAAGGGGGCGACAAATATTTGGTGAATGGAAACTTTGTCGACATGAACAATGCTGGTGCTTGGACAGAAAAATATAGGGAGGGATAA
- a CDS encoding virulence-related protein: MNRKEMVKRLGEFLGVKPKYLSAPTFAYAIVTEEETYTIDRQGTIRNSNGDAKHYDEIVNLAEPNKNSEAAMLPELDGLEITLPLAGHTGNTLRNLVNMLYSKQHLIMMAFESNEPLMDDTLPKDLSEKETGTLGDFKKALDELGLGKLPNLAFDFENETFTIKLAVQSFDSETVTAFQDLIGFIDRNAKKQKRASFKRSQDENPKYSFRTWLIRLGMNGPEYKTTRKVLLKNLSGSAAYRKVSEPNG, translated from the coding sequence ATGAATCGAAAAGAAATGGTTAAAAGACTTGGCGAGTTTTTAGGAGTGAAACCAAAGTATCTCAGCGCCCCCACTTTTGCTTACGCGATTGTGACAGAAGAGGAGACCTACACAATCGATAGGCAGGGAACAATTAGAAATTCAAACGGGGACGCAAAACACTACGACGAAATTGTAAACCTAGCAGAGCCAAACAAAAATAGCGAAGCCGCAATGCTTCCTGAATTAGATGGCCTGGAGATAACACTTCCGCTAGCGGGTCACACTGGAAACACATTAAGAAATCTAGTAAACATGCTTTATAGTAAGCAGCACCTCATCATGATGGCATTCGAATCAAACGAGCCGCTGATGGACGATACTTTACCGAAAGATTTAAGTGAAAAGGAAACGGGAACTCTTGGGGATTTCAAAAAGGCATTGGATGAACTTGGACTTGGGAAGCTTCCGAACTTAGCATTTGATTTTGAAAATGAAACCTTCACGATCAAACTGGCGGTCCAAAGTTTTGACTCAGAGACAGTTACAGCCTTCCAAGACCTCATCGGATTTATCGACCGAAATGCCAAAAAGCAAAAGCGGGCATCTTTCAAACGGTCACAGGATGAAAACCCAAAATACTCCTTCCGGACATGGCTCATTCGACTTGGAATGAATGGCCCTGAGTATAAAACAACCCGAAAAGTACTCTTGAAAAACCTTTCTGGCAGTGCAGCGTATCGAAAGGTGAGTGAACCGAATGGATAA
- a CDS encoding ATP-binding cassette domain-containing protein has protein sequence MLTTLIFPTKGEILWNGDDIIKLDSNYRDLIGYLPQDFGYYRNHSPREFLLYMATLKCIDRRIANERVDELIELVGLTTVRDKKMKKFSGGMIQRVGIAQAILNDPKILILDEPTVGLDPKERVRFRNLISSLSKERIVILSTHIVSDIETIANKVIMLKDHKLLINDTPEEICNQLATKVFETDNIKAVNKEYFTLTEYQLNSKTVTRFVSEQDCSNVATPVSPNLEDVFLYVYREDIM, from the coding sequence ATGTTAACAACGTTGATATTTCCTACGAAAGGAGAAATTCTCTGGAACGGTGACGACATAATTAAGCTTGATTCGAATTACCGTGATTTAATCGGATATTTACCGCAGGATTTTGGATATTATCGAAATCATTCACCAAGGGAATTTTTGTTATATATGGCGACTCTAAAATGCATTGATCGAAGAATTGCAAATGAAAGAGTCGATGAACTTATTGAATTAGTAGGTTTAACAACTGTTCGGGATAAAAAGATGAAGAAGTTTTCAGGTGGTATGATTCAACGTGTTGGAATTGCACAAGCTATTTTAAATGACCCTAAAATATTAATTTTAGACGAACCAACTGTTGGTCTAGATCCAAAAGAACGTGTACGTTTCCGTAATTTGATTTCATCTTTATCCAAAGAACGAATAGTTATATTATCTACCCATATTGTGTCTGATATTGAAACAATAGCAAACAAAGTAATTATGCTGAAGGATCATAAATTATTAATAAATGATACACCTGAAGAAATATGTAATCAATTAGCAACGAAAGTGTTTGAAACGGACAATATTAAAGCAGTTAACAAGGAATATTTTACTCTTACAGAATATCAATTAAACAGTAAAACAGTTACTCGATTTGTAAGTGAGCAGGACTGTAGTAATGTTGCAACACCTGTTAGTCCAAATTTGGAAGATGTATTTCTTTATGTTTACAGAGAAGACATCATGTGA
- a CDS encoding terminase large subunit, with protein MTRWNLCSFKVVVKVYDEKKAQHAVNFINCLKHTKGQWRGVPFDLLPWQDQIIRDLFGTVKENGYRQYNTAYIEIPKKNGKSELAAAVALLMTCADGEWGAEVYGCASDRQQASIVFDVAVEMVDQSPVLRKRFKPVMSMKRLVYKPTNSFYQVLSAEAYTKHGLNVHSVVFDELHAQPNRELFDVMTKGSGDARLQPLFFLITTAGTDRNSICYEVHQKAVDVIEGRKLDPTFYPAIYGIDDDDDWMDEKNWYEANPSLNHTIDIEKVRNAFISAKENPAEENLFRQLRLNQWVKQSTRWMQMEKWDACDEEIDIDSLRGRECFAGLDLSSTTDITAFVLVFPPRTEDEKFIVLPYFWIPDENLKQRVRRDHVPYDIWEQQGYIKTTEGNVVHYGFIEAFIEELGTKYNIKEIAFDRWGAVQMVQNLEGMGFTVVPFGQGYKDMSPASKELMKITLEKRIVHGGNPVLRWMMDNIFVKTDPAGNIKPDKEKSTERIDGAVALIMALDRAIRNENRESVYDGRGILIL; from the coding sequence ATGACCCGATGGAATTTATGCTCTTTCAAGGTGGTGGTAAAGGTGTATGACGAAAAAAAGGCCCAGCATGCCGTAAACTTTATTAATTGTCTGAAGCACACGAAAGGTCAGTGGCGTGGTGTACCTTTCGATCTCTTACCTTGGCAGGACCAAATTATTCGGGATCTATTCGGTACAGTAAAGGAAAATGGCTATCGCCAATACAACACCGCCTATATTGAAATTCCAAAGAAGAATGGGAAAAGTGAATTGGCTGCTGCTGTCGCTTTATTAATGACGTGTGCGGATGGTGAGTGGGGAGCAGAGGTTTATGGCTGTGCCTCCGACCGGCAGCAAGCATCCATTGTTTTTGATGTTGCAGTTGAAATGGTGGATCAGTCGCCAGTCCTTCGAAAAAGATTCAAACCTGTTATGTCAATGAAGCGTTTGGTCTATAAACCTACCAATAGTTTCTATCAGGTTTTATCGGCTGAAGCCTATACTAAACATGGTCTGAATGTACACTCAGTTGTATTTGACGAATTACATGCTCAACCAAACCGAGAGTTGTTTGATGTTATGACAAAAGGTTCTGGCGATGCTCGACTGCAGCCGTTGTTCTTTTTAATCACAACTGCGGGAACTGACCGGAATTCGATTTGTTATGAGGTCCATCAAAAAGCAGTAGACGTTATCGAGGGAAGGAAACTTGACCCGACATTCTACCCTGCGATTTATGGAATTGATGATGACGATGATTGGATGGATGAAAAGAATTGGTATGAGGCTAATCCATCATTGAACCATACCATTGACATAGAGAAAGTTCGAAATGCATTTATTAGTGCGAAGGAAAACCCGGCAGAAGAAAACCTATTTAGGCAGCTGAGGCTCAACCAATGGGTGAAACAATCGACCCGATGGATGCAGATGGAGAAATGGGATGCTTGCGATGAAGAAATCGATATTGACAGCCTTCGTGGTAGAGAATGTTTTGCTGGGTTAGACCTTTCAAGTACAACTGACATTACTGCTTTTGTATTGGTTTTCCCACCAAGGACAGAAGATGAGAAATTCATTGTTCTTCCTTACTTCTGGATACCCGATGAAAACTTGAAGCAAAGGGTTAGAAGAGATCATGTTCCGTACGATATATGGGAGCAGCAAGGATATATCAAAACGACAGAAGGGAATGTCGTGCATTACGGGTTCATTGAGGCTTTCATCGAGGAACTTGGCACAAAGTACAATATTAAAGAAATTGCTTTTGATAGATGGGGTGCTGTACAAATGGTTCAAAACCTGGAAGGAATGGGCTTCACCGTTGTTCCGTTTGGCCAAGGATATAAGGATATGTCACCGGCTTCAAAAGAATTAATGAAGATAACCCTTGAGAAAAGAATCGTTCATGGCGGAAACCCAGTTTTAAGATGGATGATGGATAACATCTTTGTCAAGACCGATCCGGCAGGCAATATTAAACCGGATAAAGAAAAAAGTACAGAACGGATTGATGGGGCGGTAGCCTTGATTATGGCATTGGATCGTGCAATTCGTAATGAAAACAGGGAGAGTGTTTACGATGGACGGGGGATATTAATACTCTGA
- a CDS encoding recombinase family protein, with protein sequence MIEDSMNGKIDMIITKSISRFARNTLDCLKYIRQLKDKEIPVFFEKENINTMDAKGEIMLTIMASLAQQESQSLSQNVKLGIQYRYQQGEVQVNHNRFLGYTKDENNKLVINPEQAKVFKRIYREYLEGASLVQIARGLEADEILTAAKRSKWRPESIKKILQNEKYIGDALLKKTYIVDFLTKKRVVNNGHVPQYYVENNHEPIIPREIYLQVQEEMMRRANIRNGKTGKKRVYSSKYALSSIVFCKECEDVFRRVHWNNRGYRSIVWRCVSRLERKTHLCNAETIREDELHQAIVQAINEVLGNKDNYLNILIENIETVLNENADRPTADIDKKLEELQMELLRLANSKEDYDDVAEEIYQLRELKQEVMMKNAAREGLRQRIEEMTKFLKEQAQQLETYDDLLVRRLIEKITIHERQLTIEFKSGIEITKEI encoded by the coding sequence ATGATTGAAGATAGCATGAATGGGAAAATCGATATGATTATTACAAAGTCTATCAGTCGTTTTGCAAGAAATACGCTGGACTGTTTAAAATACATCAGGCAATTGAAAGATAAAGAAATACCTGTGTTTTTTGAAAAGGAAAACATTAATACAATGGATGCTAAAGGTGAAATTATGCTTACCATCATGGCGTCACTTGCACAACAAGAAAGTCAGTCACTTAGCCAAAACGTAAAACTCGGAATACAATACCGATATCAACAAGGTGAAGTGCAAGTGAACCATAATCGTTTTCTAGGCTATACCAAAGATGAGAACAACAAACTAGTAATCAATCCGGAACAAGCAAAAGTTTTTAAACGGATTTACCGGGAATATTTAGAAGGAGCAAGTTTGGTTCAAATAGCACGTGGACTTGAAGCGGATGAAATACTTACCGCAGCTAAACGATCCAAGTGGCGACCTGAATCGATTAAAAAGATTCTCCAAAATGAAAAATATATAGGTGATGCGTTACTTAAAAAAACATATATCGTAGATTTTTTAACGAAGAAACGAGTTGTAAACAACGGTCATGTTCCACAATATTATGTTGAAAATAACCACGAACCAATCATTCCAAGAGAGATTTATTTACAAGTTCAAGAAGAAATGATGCGAAGGGCAAATATTCGAAATGGTAAAACAGGAAAGAAACGAGTCTATAGCAGCAAGTATGCATTGTCGAGTATTGTCTTTTGCAAAGAATGTGAAGATGTTTTCCGAAGGGTACATTGGAATAACCGCGGATACAGATCCATCGTGTGGCGATGCGTTAGCAGACTAGAAAGAAAAACACATCTTTGCAATGCAGAAACAATCAGAGAAGATGAGCTACACCAAGCTATAGTACAAGCCATAAATGAAGTGTTGGGAAACAAAGATAACTACTTGAATATATTAATAGAAAATATTGAAACAGTTTTAAATGAAAATGCAGACAGGCCTACAGCCGATATTGATAAAAAGTTAGAAGAACTTCAAATGGAACTTCTAAGACTTGCAAATTCAAAAGAAGATTATGATGATGTGGCGGAAGAAATATACCAATTACGGGAATTGAAACAGGAAGTCATGATGAAAAACGCAGCAAGAGAAGGACTCAGGCAGCGGATTGAAGAAATGACAAAGTTTTTAAAAGAGCAAGCGCAGCAACTCGAAACGTATGATGATCTACTTGTAAGACGATTGATTGAAAAAATAACGATTCATGAAAGACAATTAACAATTGAATTTAAGTCGGGGATTGAGATTACAAAAGAAATATAA
- a CDS encoding Abi family protein, with translation MKPFQTHRQQITILRGRGLTIDNGSTAMRIFERENYYNVINGYKDLFLLKDQNGQAASPEKYIPNTTIEEIYSLFTFDRELRNLFLKYLLIFENSMKSKISYRFSEKFKEPHAYLLFKNYSSSNLNQVLNLIAIISNKIKQKSSEKNNNSIKHYLTVHGNVPLWVLVNDLTLGNISNFYQAIDASLKDKIAKDFSLQFKRDYGATFQIPKESIVDVIKIANLIRNLCAHEERLYNFKLHHQTRTRHNSQLLSIPGNLLDGRLFTMFALLKLVLPKKEHRELKSSLDKLFNSYQNKLTTVPFADILTIMGFDVNWKTYF, from the coding sequence ATGAAGCCATTCCAAACGCACCGTCAACAAATAACGATTTTACGGGGTAGAGGTTTGACCATTGATAATGGTTCCACTGCTATGCGTATTTTTGAAAGAGAAAATTACTATAATGTGATAAATGGATATAAAGATTTATTTCTACTTAAAGATCAAAATGGACAAGCAGCATCTCCTGAAAAATATATACCAAATACTACCATCGAGGAAATATATAGCCTTTTCACATTTGATAGGGAGCTAAGAAACTTATTTTTAAAATATCTATTAATCTTTGAAAACAGTATGAAATCTAAAATCTCATATCGATTCAGTGAAAAGTTTAAGGAACCCCACGCTTACCTTCTATTTAAAAATTACTCAAGTTCAAACTTGAACCAGGTACTGAACCTTATTGCTATAATATCAAATAAAATAAAGCAAAAGTCATCGGAGAAAAATAACAACTCGATTAAGCATTATTTAACCGTTCACGGCAATGTGCCTTTATGGGTATTAGTAAACGATTTAACACTTGGAAACATTTCTAATTTTTATCAGGCTATAGACGCTTCCCTAAAGGACAAGATTGCTAAAGACTTCTCTTTACAATTTAAGAGGGATTACGGCGCAACATTCCAAATTCCTAAGGAATCAATTGTTGATGTTATTAAAATTGCTAATTTGATTAGAAATTTGTGTGCCCACGAAGAAAGGCTTTATAACTTCAAGTTGCACCATCAAACTAGAACTAGACACAATTCCCAATTATTGTCTATTCCCGGGAACTTGCTCGATGGTAGATTATTTACGATGTTCGCCTTATTAAAATTAGTACTCCCTAAAAAAGAACACAGAGAACTAAAAAGCTCCCTAGACAAACTGTTCAATAGTTATCAAAATAAACTAACAACTGTTCCATTTGCCGATATATTAACAATTATGGGCTTTGACGTTAATTGGAAAACCTATTTTTAA
- a CDS encoding ribonuclease H1 domain-containing protein: protein MAKKYYAVKQGKKTGIFTTWDECKQNVHGYPGAEYKSFTSKAEAENYLTGSKEIEESKKDRASDHEVEVVAYVDGSFNEESSEFSYGAVIFYEGKQMHFSEKYNDPDLVSMRNVAGEIKGSERAMAFALEKGAKSLAIHHDYEGIAKWCNGEWKANKTGTKAYKKYYDDIKNDVSVKFV, encoded by the coding sequence ATGGCAAAAAAATATTATGCAGTAAAACAAGGTAAAAAAACAGGAATATTTACTACATGGGATGAATGTAAACAGAATGTACATGGATACCCAGGTGCAGAATATAAGAGCTTCACGAGCAAAGCTGAAGCAGAAAATTATTTGACGGGTTCAAAAGAAATTGAAGAATCCAAAAAAGATAGAGCGTCCGATCATGAAGTTGAAGTTGTGGCTTATGTTGATGGTAGCTTCAACGAAGAAAGCTCTGAGTTTTCTTACGGTGCGGTTATTTTTTATGAAGGAAAACAAATGCATTTTTCCGAAAAATATAATGATCCCGATCTAGTTTCCATGAGGAATGTTGCTGGAGAAATTAAGGGTTCGGAAAGAGCGATGGCTTTTGCTCTTGAAAAAGGAGCCAAGAGCTTGGCGATTCACCATGATTATGAAGGTATCGCTAAGTGGTGTAATGGTGAATGGAAAGCAAATAAAACTGGTACCAAAGCCTATAAAAAATATTATGATGATATAAAAAATGATGTGTCCGTGAAATTCGTTTAA
- a CDS encoding type II toxin-antitoxin system RnlA family toxin, translated as MADKLAKEAFAKKSPSENSPMNEPDQTRNVGIFVNPTELEDIIKNTGTQMWDDFRFISLEERGKVNKCNFTVNGKLCSLNFHSKNNGTTTMSPTGKNTELSLALKERIIELSDFKDTGVSKSHTFRINKEWSYNLVGFLGELEDIEKDCIQHENPKYEQCKFVSAKGDRLNINIYETGNVVLQGKPAYLYTEALSFLSYCPQISMTDVIEANNSFHEVDIKVEDTRTELQKLMPNAYGNIDDTLFKILSPAISLKKVNVEMEDYSCYAFPALRALEGYLKYLFSIEEIEIGHSYGYHFGHDTRTDAFHLKRHVVQELKNPKVEAPLVETYKYINKNRHTLFHTEQIMFITRILEDKLEADQIVNEVIDLIERTYTYLTA; from the coding sequence TTGGCGGATAAATTAGCTAAGGAAGCCTTTGCTAAAAAATCCCCTTCTGAAAATTCACCAATGAATGAACCTGATCAGACTCGAAATGTAGGTATTTTTGTAAATCCAACTGAGTTGGAAGACATTATAAAAAATACTGGGACACAAATGTGGGATGACTTCCGCTTCATATCTTTGGAAGAAAGAGGCAAGGTCAATAAGTGCAATTTCACAGTGAACGGCAAGCTATGTTCTTTAAACTTTCACAGTAAAAATAATGGAACAACAACGATGAGTCCGACTGGTAAAAACACGGAATTATCCTTAGCGCTTAAAGAACGGATTATTGAATTGAGTGACTTTAAAGACACTGGTGTTTCCAAATCGCATACGTTTAGGATTAATAAGGAATGGTCATATAACCTTGTAGGCTTTTTGGGGGAATTAGAGGATATTGAAAAAGATTGCATTCAACATGAGAATCCAAAATATGAACAGTGTAAATTCGTAAGCGCGAAAGGCGATCGTTTAAACATAAATATCTATGAAACGGGTAATGTTGTCTTGCAAGGAAAGCCGGCTTATCTTTATACTGAGGCATTGTCCTTTTTATCCTACTGCCCACAAATCAGTATGACTGATGTTATCGAAGCCAATAATTCTTTTCATGAAGTGGATATAAAAGTTGAAGATACACGAACCGAACTTCAAAAACTGATGCCGAACGCATATGGAAATATTGACGATACGTTATTCAAGATTCTTTCCCCAGCGATCTCTCTTAAAAAGGTTAATGTGGAAATGGAAGATTACTCTTGCTACGCTTTTCCTGCTTTACGTGCACTTGAAGGGTATTTGAAATACTTATTCAGTATAGAAGAAATCGAAATTGGGCATAGCTATGGATATCATTTTGGGCATGACACGAGGACAGATGCCTTCCACTTAAAAAGGCATGTGGTACAGGAACTGAAAAACCCAAAAGTCGAAGCCCCATTAGTTGAGACTTATAAATATATAAATAAAAACCGCCACACGTTGTTCCATACAGAACAAATAATGTTCATTACTCGTATCCTGGAGGACAAGCTAGAAGCGGATCAAATTGTAAATGAAGTCATTGATTTAATTGAACGCACGTATACTTATCTAACAGCATAA
- a CDS encoding transposase encodes MSRQTFDEDFKRSTVQMMIEQNKSVAQTARDLDISPNTIHNWKKKYGEEFIEASFPNMTEAQQLKAMQKRLRDLEEENAILKKAMHFFVKDHR; translated from the coding sequence ATGAGCAGACAAACATTTGATGAAGATTTTAAAAGAAGTACAGTCCAAATGATGATTGAACAAAACAAGTCGGTTGCCCAGACGGCTAGGGATCTGGATATTAGTCCAAATACCATTCACAATTGGAAAAAGAAATATGGTGAAGAGTTTATTGAAGCTTCTTTTCCAAACATGACAGAAGCTCAACAATTAAAAGCAATGCAAAAACGGCTACGTGATCTTGAGGAGGAGAATGCAATCTTAAAAAAGGCGATGCACTTCTTCGTGAAAGACCATCGGTAA
- a CDS encoding phage terminase small subunit P27 family has product MTQRGRKPKPTAIKALEGNPGKRQLNHSEPQPEKKAPRCPTWLEPEAKKEWRRMVKRLEQLGILTEVDMAAFAGYCQAYARWKEAEEFISKHGTIVKTPSGYWQQVPQVSIAQSYLKIMNRFCEQFGLTPSSRSRIVTDKPIDANDPMEFMLFQGGGKGV; this is encoded by the coding sequence GTGACCCAACGTGGAAGAAAGCCCAAGCCTACAGCCATCAAGGCGTTAGAAGGCAACCCGGGCAAACGTCAGCTTAATCATAGCGAGCCCCAGCCTGAAAAGAAAGCACCAAGATGCCCAACTTGGTTAGAACCTGAAGCTAAAAAAGAGTGGCGGAGGATGGTCAAGCGACTAGAACAGCTTGGAATTTTGACAGAAGTAGATATGGCTGCATTTGCAGGATATTGCCAAGCCTATGCAAGATGGAAAGAGGCGGAGGAATTCATTTCCAAACACGGGACCATTGTCAAAACCCCTTCAGGATATTGGCAGCAGGTGCCACAGGTTTCAATTGCTCAGAGTTATTTAAAAATCATGAATCGGTTCTGTGAGCAGTTTGGATTAACCCCTTCATCGAGAAGTAGAATTGTCACTGATAAACCAATTGATGCAAATGACCCGATGGAATTTATGCTCTTTCAAGGTGGTGGTAAAGGTGTATGA